A region from the Triticum aestivum cultivar Chinese Spring chromosome 3D, IWGSC CS RefSeq v2.1, whole genome shotgun sequence genome encodes:
- the LOC123080021 gene encoding 4-coumarate--CoA ligase-like 5 — protein sequence MANTAAAAAATAEGIDPRSGYCAATRTFHSLRSASTGALPPESLPVTAAAYAFSLLASPLPDRPALVDAATGIAVSYPSFLAAVRSLAGGLWSSLGLRPGDVALVVAPSRLDVPVLHFALMSIGAVVSPANPASTPEEYAHQVALSRPVVAFAAPEVAAKLPGHLRCVVLGSDAYTRLASAGAGSAPPPVAVKQSDTAAVLYSSGTTGRVKAVAITHRNLIALICAHAENRERVAAEATEAGEEPPPPAVTLLPLPLFHVFGFMMVLRSVSMGETAVLMERFDFGAALRAIERYRATLLPAAPPVLVAMIKSEEARRRDLSSLLVIGVGGAPLGREVAERFVAVFPNVQIVQGYGLTESSGSVASTVGPEESKAYGSVGKLASHLQAKIVDPSTGEALGPGQRGELWVRGPLVMKGYVGDDKATAETVDSEGWLKTGDLCYFNEDGFLYIVDRLKELIKYKGYQVPPAELEHILQSHPEIADAAVIGYPDEDAGQLPMAFIVRQPGSNLTGQQVMDYVAKHVAPYKKVRRVAFVNAITKSPAGKILRRELVQQAMSMGASKL from the exons ATGGCcaatacggcggcggcggcggcggcgacggccgagGGGATCGACCCGCGCAGCGGCTACTGCGCAGCGACGCGCACCTTCCACAGCCTCCGCTCCGCCTCGACGGGCGCGCTGCCGCCGGAGTCGCTCCCGGTCACGGCCGCGGCCTACGCCTTCTCGCTCCTCGCCTCCCCGCTCCCCGACCGCCCCGCGCTCGTCGACGCCGCCACCGGCATTGCCGTCTCCTACCCGTCCTTCCTCGCCGCCGTCCGCTCCCTCGCGGGCGGCCTCTGGTCCTCCCTCGGCCTCCGCCCCGGGGACGTGGCCCTCGTCGTCGCGCCCTCGCGCCTCGACGTCCCCGTGCTCCACTTCGCGCTCATGTCCATCGGCGCCGTCGTGTCCCCCGCCAACCCGGCCTCCACCCCCGAGGAGTACGCCCACCAGGTCGCCCTCTCCCGGCCCGTCGTCGCCTTCGCCGCGCCCGAGGTCGCCGCCAAGCTGCCCGGTCACCTCAGGTGCGTCGTCCTCGGGTCCGATGCGTACACGAGGCTGGCGTCTGCAGGCGCCGGGTCCGCTCCCCCGCCGGTGGCGGTGAAGCAGTCGGACACCGCGGCCGTGCTCTACTCCTCGGGCACGACGGGGCGTGTCAAGGCCGTCGCCATCACGCACCGCAACCTCATCGCGCTGATCTGCGCGCACGCCGAGAACCGGGAGAGGGTGGCGGCGGAGGCCACCGAGGCGGgcgaggagccgccgccgccggccgtcaCGCTGCTCCCGCTTCCCCTGTTCCACGTCTTCGGCTTCATGATGGTCCTGCGCTCCGTCTCCATGGGTGAGACGGCCGTGCTCATGGAGCGGTTCGACTTCGGCGCCGCGCTGCGCGCCATAGAGCGGTACCGCGCCACGCTGCTGCCCGCGGCGCCGCCAGTGCTGGTGGCCATGATCAAGTCCGAGGAGGCGCGCCGCCGCGACCTCTCCTCGCTCCTCGTCATCGGCGTCGGCGGCGCGCCCCTCGGCCGCGAGGTCGCCGAGCGCTTCGTCGCCGTATTCCCCAACGTGCAGATTGTTCAG GGCTACGGATTGACGGAATCATCCGGCTCTGTGGCCTCGACGGTAGGGCCGGAGGAGTCCAAGGCGTACGGCTCCGTCGGCAAGCTGGCGTCGCACCTGCAGGCGAAGATAGTAGATCCGTCCACCGGCGAGGCGCTCGGGCCGGGCCAGCGCGGCGAGCTCTGGGTCAGGGGCCCACTCGTCATGAAAG GTTATGTCGGTGACGACAAAGCAACTGCGGAAACAGTGGACTCAGAAGGCTGGCTGAAAACTGGTGATCTTTGCTACTTCAATGAAGATGGATTTCTCTACATTGTTGATCGTTTGAAGGAGTTGATAAAGTACAAAGGATACCAG GTGCCTCCAGCTGAACTGGAGCATATCCTACAATCACATCCTGAAATTGCTGATGCTGCAGTTATCGG ATATCCAGATGAAGATGCTGGGCAACTGCCAATGGCTTTTATAGTGAGGCAACCAGGTTCCAACCTTACCGGGCAGCAAGTCATGGATTACGTGGCTAAACAT GTTGCGCCCTACAAGAAAGTCCGCCGAGTAGCCTTCGTCAATGCAATAACCAAATCACCTGCTGGAAAGATCTTGCGGCGGGAGCTTGTGCAGCAGGCCATGTCCATGGGCGCCTCCAAGCTTTGA